Below is a genomic region from Paenibacillus rhizovicinus.
TCTATATTCGTTCATATTAGAATGCATCCTTTGATCCAAGCAGTACTTTGACGGTCTTCAGCAAAATCCTAAGATCGAACATCAGGCTTCGTTCGTTTATGTATTGTAAATCGAGCTCGACCATCTCGCTAAAGCTTAGCTCGTTCCTACCGCTTACTTGCCACAGCCCCGTACATCCCGGCGTTGCTTTCAAACGTAATTTGTCATAACTCGTGTATTCATTGACTTCGCGAGGAAGTGGTGGCCTTGGACCAACGAGCGACATATCGCCGCGAATCACGTTCCACAATTGCGGTAGCTCGTCAATGCTTGTTTTACGTATAAACTTGCCCACTCTGGTTATACGGGGATCATTCTTCATCTTAAACATAGCCCCATTTATTTCGTTTCGATTCAACAGCCCGGCAAGCAGTTCTTCCGCGTTGGAAACCATCGAACGAAATTTAAACATTCTAAATGGCCTCTCGTTTCTACCAATTCGAGTTTGATAGAAGAAAATTGGACCGTGAGGGTCCTCAACCTTTATCACAATGGCTACAATTACGAATAACGGCAGTAAACAAATTAGACCAATCGCAGCGCCAATAATATCTGTTGCCCGCTTTAACATTAAGTAGAGCCTTACATTTCTTCGTTGTTCTAGAGCCAACTGTTCGATGGATGGAACAGCCACAGTGTAGCTTCTCTCAAGTGCTATGTCTCGATCATTCCGCTGTGTGGATAAACTCATTCACCCTCACCCCGACCCTACAGGTTATATTTCTTCAATTGCTCATGTTCAATGATTTCTTCAAGCGCGGTCAGCAACGGAAGACGCAATTCATTATTCAACAATGCAAAGTCAAGCATCGTCGTAATAAAACCAAGCTTCTCCCCGACGTCGTATCGTTTGCCATCAAAATCGTATGCATAGACGCCTTCATCTTCATTCAACTTCTGTATGGCATCCGTCAATTGAATTTCTCCGCCTGCACCGCTCTCTTGCCGCTCAAGATAATCAAATATCCCGGGAGTAAGGATGTATCTTCCCATAATGGCTAAATTGGATGGCGCAGTTCCCAATTTCGGCTTCTCTACAAATTGTTTGACCGAATATAGTTTACCAACGGAGTCAAGCGGGTCTACTACACCATAACGCTCGGTTTGTTCAATGGAAATTGCCTGCACGCCGATAACGGATCGCTGCACGTGTTCATATTGCATGATAAGCTGTTTGGTACACGGTATCTCAGCGACAACGATGTCATCTCCCAGCAAAACCGCGAAAGGCTCGTCACCTATAAACTTACGGGCACACCATACCGCATGCCCAAGCCCCTTCGGCTCCTTCTGACGAATATAGTGAATTTCCACTTGAGATGATCGCCTTACCTCATCCAACAGCTCCAACTTACCTTTCTCCTGGAGGTTCGTCTCCAGCTCGAAAGCATTGTCGAAATGATCCTCAATGGCGCGTTTTCCTTTGCCCGTCACGATAATAATATCCTCAATGCCGGCTGCTATCGCTTCTTCGACAATGTACTGAATGGTAGGCTTGTCGACAATCGGGAGCATTTCCTTCGGCATCGCCTTGGTTGCGGGTAGGAACCTTGTGCCTAACCCCGCTGCAGGGATAATGGCTTTACGAACCTTCTTCATCTACACACATCCTATCCATGAATTCGATTCTCTATCTCTTCTTCTGCATCCTCAAGCTGCTAAAAAAAAGAGCTATACTCTCTAATAACTAGAAAGTATAGCTCGCCTTTTTAGTTGTTAAAGCCGGGGCATTAAACCCCTCCTCACATCACACTCTCGACGATGAACGTCTAAGGCTCGTAAGCCCACAGCATGACCGAGTGTCTACGGTGATAAAGGTACAGTAGACATTACCTGAACATTGAAACATCCTTCTATCTAACTGCTATTCCTTACCGCCATAATAGTAGTAATAATACTGGCCATCAGCCTTGGATCGGCTGTTATTATTCAGAACGACGCCTAGAATCTTGGCCTTCACGTGATCTAAACTCGATTTCGCTTTCTTAACAAGTTCCTTTTTGACCTTTCCCGCATGCACCACGAGCAACACGCCATCGCAGAAAGATGAAACGATCAAACTGTCCGTTACGGCAAGCACCGGAGGCGTGTCGAATAAAATGACATCATAGATTTCCTTCACCTCTTCAAGAAACGAGAGCATCCTCTGCGAACCAAGAATTTCAGACGGATTCGGCGGAATTGGCCCGGAAGTAATGACGAACAAGTTATCCACACTTGTTTCCCGAATGACTTCCATGAGCGGAAACTGATTCAACAAAATACTTGTTAACCCCGTTCTGTTCGTCAATTGGAACACTTGTTGCAAGGATGGCTTGCGCAGATCGGCATCGATCAGCAGCACACGTTTCCCTTCTTGTGCGTAAGTGACAGCTAAATTCGTAATCGTTGTTGTCTTTCCCTCACCAGATTTTGATGAAGCAACCATCAGTACTTTGATGTTCTGATCAATAGCAGAGAATTGAATGTTCGTCCGCAAGGATCGATACGCCTCAGAAATCGGAGACTTTGGATTTTCCATTGTAATCAAATTGTGGTTATTGTTTTGCCGTGGCATATGCTCCCTCACCTACCTGTTTATTAGTTACTCGGGATCTTCGCGGTGATAGATCGGATTTGTTTATTTTGGAAATATAAGTTAGCATCGGAAGATCAATTGTCTTAAGAACATCTTCTTCTGATTTAATCGTATCATCCAGATAATCCATTAAGTACACTAAACCTACAGCAAGGACCAGTGAGATTATTAAGCTGTAGATAATCATTGTAAGGGGACCCTTATTTATGGGATATGCTTCTTCATCCAAATCAGCCTTCGAAAGAATCGTAACATTGTCTACTTTCATGATAGAAGGGATTTCGTCTTTAAAAACAATTGCTACTGCATTCGCAATTTCAACAGCTCGTTTATAAGATAAATCCGTTGCATATATATTCATAACTTGTGAATCATTCGCCGAACTTACAGAAATGCTAGAACTAATCTCATTCGCGGTAAGATTAAGTTTTGGATAGCTAGCGACTACTTTATCAAGAATTGCCGACGAGTAGATAATTTCTTTATAAGAATTAACGATCATAATATTGGATTGCACCACATTGTAATCCAGCATCTGCGTTCCGTTGTAATTATAGGATTGATTAACAATTAGCTTAGCCGTTGCTGAGTAGACTGAATCCGTAAACATATAACTCTTAATGCCAGTCAAAACACAGGCAAAGACAACGATAATGCTGATCAGCCACATTTTCTTTCGAATCACTTGCATATATTGTTTAAGTTCCACGTGAGTAACCTCCGATATAGTAGTTAAGGGCGACTACCAAAACAGCTTGCGCCTCACCTTTCCAGGTGAATCAATAACGATTTCTTCATTCTGGAGCAGTCTAGCGCCGTACTCGATATAGCGGCCGACGACATCCTTACCGATTGAACGTTCAATGATACGAAACGCCGCTTCAAGCGCGAAATTACGCTGTTGATTATGATGCGCATCTGATGAAACAAAATGTATCATACTACTTTTGCAGAGCTGCAACGATAACTTCTGTATTTTCCTGCCGAAATAACCCGTTAACGAATGCGAGGTTAACTGACATAGTGCTCCTTGCTCAATCCAGGAACTCATCAATGACGGTGATGCAATCGCTTCTTTGTTCCTTTCAGGATGGGCAATTACAGGCACCAGGCCACGGACGCGAAGCTCATGAATCATATCGTTCAAGTATGAGGGCACATGACTCGGGGGAAGCTCAATCAGGATATAACGGCTGCCAGCCAAGGTTAGCAGCTGCTGTTTCTCCCATTCATCCAGTAAGTCTGCATGAATTCGAATCTCCTGACCTGCATGTACCTTAATGGGAAGCGAGTGCCTGCTGTACCACTCGTTGAGCGCTTCAACATTCCTTCGAACGATATTAGGCGGCGTTTCGAAAGTACCATCTCCGTGATGCGGCGTTGCAATAATGTCAGTAATTCCTTGCTCGACAGCGTGTATGGCCATTTCCAGCGACTCGTCCTTGCTTTGGGCTCCGTCATCTATCCCGGGTAGGATGTGGGAGTGAATTTCAATCATGCTTGCCACCTTACCAAAAAAAATTTGTCATGAGATGCCTAATGAACACGTATAAATCCGCTTGCTTCGGGTCATGATGAGAGTAAATTAAGATACATTATGTATCACTTGTTGATCTAACTTTACGATACAGAACGTAACATGTCAATACCCTTTTCATGATTTTAAGCTTTTTGCGACGTTTTGTAACTTAGCATGCATTTGTAAGCGTTTCGTTATAATATGGAGTTATAGCTAGTTAGGAGGAGAAATATGAACATCGGAAGTATCATTTATAAACTGAGGGAAGATCGGGGTTGGACTCAGGAACAGACAGCCGGACTGCTTGGTATTTCTCGCGCTGCACTGTCTCATTATGAGAAAAATCGTCGCGAACCGGATTCCGAGACATTGTCGAAATTCGCCGATCTGTTCAATGTGTCCGTCGACTATTTGGTCGGCCGAACCACTGTTCCTCACATCACTTTGGATGAGCCTGTTCGAGAATTTGTCGATCAATTAGAGCTGTCCGAAGAAGAAATCCTTCGCAAATTCGATTTAACTATAGATGGTGTTAAGTTATCTCCCGAGGAAGCGCGTAATTTCATCGCATTCGTTCGTGCAGCACGCGATATGAAATAGCAATCCCTTGTATCACAATAAAAAACCATAGCCGGTTGAACGGCTATGGTTTTTTATTGTAACTTATTGGGTATTGCATTATGTATATTATGTATGATTATTGCTTTCCCTCTAATGATGGAAGACCATCCGGCCAATCCGCACGATCAATCCCAAGCTGCTCGAGAATTTCCAGGACATCCAACTGTACCGTCTGGGACGTTGTACCTCCATCACTGCCTTGATCACGCTTCTTCATCAAACTCCGGACCTGACTTCCCCACAACCTATTCCTCATTTGAATTTCAGCCACTATGAACCTCTCCCTTTATCTTCTCTATCCCTCTATATCTCTGCTGACTCGCTTGTTCGCACTTCCATTATATCCAGTCCTATCCAAAAAGGTTGTCGAAGGTTGCGCGCTTAAACTCACATTTAAGTACTAATTTTGTCGTTTTTTACTCAATTGTTAGCGAAACTCATACTTTCCTCACAAATTAAGACCACAAAAAAAAGCTGACAGTGAATGATCCACTGCCAGCTTATGTTGTTTCTGTCCCAGTTATGCTTAGTTCCCGCCTACGCGGGCCAGCTCTTTCATATTCGCTTCGAACGCGGCAAGCAATGCTGCTTCGCCTTCGAGGCCGGATTGTTCCATTTTCTCGATTTGCGCGAGCATCCGTTTGTAGTCTTTCGGAATGACTTTGACGAACTTCGTCAAAGACGTTTCCCAATCGGACAGCAAGCGGTCGCCGATCGCGCTGCCCGTGTATTCCACGTGGCGCTTGATCATGCCTTGCAGCTCCTCGATGTCGCGAGCTTCTTCAACGCGCTCCAGCAGAACCATCTCGATGTTGCAGTGTTTGTAGAAGTCGCCGGTTTCGTCCAGGACATACGCTACGCCGCCGGACATGCCTGCCGCGAAGTTGCGTCCTGTCGTACCGAGGATTGCAACGCGTCCGCCGGTCATGTATTCGCAGCCGTGATCGCCTACGCCCTCGACGACGACTTTGACGCCGGAGTTACGCACTGCGAAACGTTCGCCCGCGATACCGCTGACGTAAGCTTCGCCGTTCGTTGCGCCGTAGAACGCGGTGTTGCCGATAATGACGTTCTCGTTCGACTTGAAGGTCGCCTTCGGAGACGGAGCGACGATGATTTTACCGCCGGACAGCCCTTTGCCGACATAGTCATTGGAGTCGCCTTCCAGCGAGAGCGTAATGCCCTTCGGCAGGAACGCACCGAAGCTCTGTCCGCCCGTACCGACGAAGTGGAACGAAATCGTATCTTCCGGCAGCCCTTGAGCGCCGTATTTGCGCGTTACTTCGCTGCCCACGATCGTACCGACAACGCGGTTGATGTTCGTGATCGGCAGCGTCGCGCGCACTTGCTCGCCGGATTCGAGCGCCGGCTGCGCAAGCGTCAGCAGATGCTGCATGTCGAGCGACTCTTCCAATTTATGATCCTGCTGCTGCGTGTTGTAACGGGCGGCATCCTGAGGAACCTCCATTTGGTGCAGCAGCGGACGAAGATCGATGCCTTTGAGCTTGTAGTGATCGATCAGGTCTTTGGTTTGCAGACGGTCTACGCGGCCAACCATTTCGTTGACGGTGCGGAAGCCGAGCTTCGCCATGAATTCGCGGAACTCTTGCGCAACGAACAGCATGTAGTTCGCCACATGGCTTGGATCGCCCATGAACTTCTGACGAAGTTCCGGGTTCTGCGTCGCGACGCCGACCGGACAAGTATCCAGCTGGCAGACGCGCATCATGATACAGCCAAGCACGACGAGCGGAGCCGTCGAGAAGCCGAATTCTTCCGCGCCGAGCAATGCTGCGATCGCAAGGTCGCGGCCGTTCATGATTTTGCCGTCCGTCTCCACGACGACGCGATCGCGCAGGTTGTTCAGCATCAGCGTTTGGTGCGTCTCGGCAAGGCCAAGCTCCCAAGGCATGCCTGCATGACGGAGCGATGCGAGCGGCGATGCGCCCGTGCCGCCGTCGTAGCCGCTGACGAGAATAACGTCCGCACGGCCCTTGGCCACGCCTGCAGCGATTGTGCCGACGCCGACTTCGGATACGAGCTTCACGTTGATCCGCGCGCGCGGGTTGGCGTTCTTGAGATCATGAATGAGCTCGGCCAAATCCTCGATCGAATAGATATCGTGATGCGGCGGAGGCGAGATCAGACCGACACCTGGCGTGGATCCGCGGACTTCGGCTACCCAAGGGTAAACTTTGCGTCCTGGCAGTTGTCCGCCTTCGCCCGGCTTCGCGCCTTGCGCCATCTTGATTTGAATTTCGTCCGCGTTGACCAAGTAGTTGCTCGTAACGCCGAAACGTCCGGAAGCGACTTGCTTGATCGCGCTGCGGCGGGAATCGCCGTTCGCATCCGGAATGAAGCGCGCCGGATCTTCGCCGCCTTCACCCGTGTTGGAGCGTCCGCCGATACGGTTCATCGCGATCGCCAGCGCTTCATGCGCTTCCTTCGAGATGGAGCCGTAGGACATCGCGCCGGTCTTGAAGCGTTTCACGATGGATTCCACCGATTCGACTTCGTCCAGAGGCACCGGATCCGCAGCGAAGTTGAAGTCGAGCAGCGAGCGAAGCGTCAGATGCTTCTTGTCTTCGCCTTGCACGAGGTCCGAGAACTTCTTGTACAATTTATAATCATTCGCGCGGGAAGCCATCTGCAGCGTATGAATCGTCTGCGGCGTGAACAGATGGTCTTCGCCGTCTTTACGCCACTGGTATTCGCCGCCGGAGTCAAGCTCCTTCACGCGTCCTTCTTGATCGGAGAATGCGCGGTTATGATGCTTCAGCGTTT
It encodes:
- a CDS encoding helix-turn-helix domain-containing protein, with product MNIGSIIYKLREDRGWTQEQTAGLLGISRAALSHYEKNRREPDSETLSKFADLFNVSVDYLVGRTTVPHITLDEPVREFVDQLELSEEEILRKFDLTIDGVKLSPEEARNFIAFVRAARDMK
- the galU gene encoding UTP--glucose-1-phosphate uridylyltransferase GalU, which translates into the protein MKKVRKAIIPAAGLGTRFLPATKAMPKEMLPIVDKPTIQYIVEEAIAAGIEDIIIVTGKGKRAIEDHFDNAFELETNLQEKGKLELLDEVRRSSQVEIHYIRQKEPKGLGHAVWCARKFIGDEPFAVLLGDDIVVAEIPCTKQLIMQYEHVQRSVIGVQAISIEQTERYGVVDPLDSVGKLYSVKQFVEKPKLGTAPSNLAIMGRYILTPGIFDYLERQESGAGGEIQLTDAIQKLNEDEGVYAYDFDGKRYDVGEKLGFITTMLDFALLNNELRLPLLTALEEIIEHEQLKKYNL
- a CDS encoding sugar transferase — encoded protein: MSLSTQRNDRDIALERSYTVAVPSIEQLALEQRRNVRLYLMLKRATDIIGAAIGLICLLPLFVIVAIVIKVEDPHGPIFFYQTRIGRNERPFRMFKFRSMVSNAEELLAGLLNRNEINGAMFKMKNDPRITRVGKFIRKTSIDELPQLWNVIRGDMSLVGPRPPLPREVNEYTSYDKLRLKATPGCTGLWQVSGRNELSFSEMVELDLQYINERSLMFDLRILLKTVKVLLGSKDAF
- a CDS encoding tyrosine-protein phosphatase, which translates into the protein MIEIHSHILPGIDDGAQSKDESLEMAIHAVEQGITDIIATPHHGDGTFETPPNIVRRNVEALNEWYSRHSLPIKVHAGQEIRIHADLLDEWEKQQLLTLAGSRYILIELPPSHVPSYLNDMIHELRVRGLVPVIAHPERNKEAIASPSLMSSWIEQGALCQLTSHSLTGYFGRKIQKLSLQLCKSSMIHFVSSDAHHNQQRNFALEAAFRIIERSIGKDVVGRYIEYGARLLQNEEIVIDSPGKVRRKLFW
- a CDS encoding CpsD/CapB family tyrosine-protein kinase; the protein is MPRQNNNHNLITMENPKSPISEAYRSLRTNIQFSAIDQNIKVLMVASSKSGEGKTTTITNLAVTYAQEGKRVLLIDADLRKPSLQQVFQLTNRTGLTSILLNQFPLMEVIRETSVDNLFVITSGPIPPNPSEILGSQRMLSFLEEVKEIYDVILFDTPPVLAVTDSLIVSSFCDGVLLVVHAGKVKKELVKKAKSSLDHVKAKILGVVLNNNSRSKADGQYYYYYYGGKE
- a CDS encoding YveK family protein; this encodes MELKQYMQVIRKKMWLISIIVVFACVLTGIKSYMFTDSVYSATAKLIVNQSYNYNGTQMLDYNVVQSNIMIVNSYKEIIYSSAILDKVVASYPKLNLTANEISSSISVSSANDSQVMNIYATDLSYKRAVEIANAVAIVFKDEIPSIMKVDNVTILSKADLDEEAYPINKGPLTMIIYSLIISLVLAVGLVYLMDYLDDTIKSEEDVLKTIDLPMLTYISKINKSDLSPRRSRVTNKQVGEGAYATAKQ